The window ATCCGCCCCAGAGGGAGAACGGCGGCTGGCTGAAGAGACGCATGGTGATCTCCTCGCCGGTCATAACCCGCGCCTTGAGCAGTCGAAGCATCTGAGCCTGGGCCGGGTTGATGCTGCTGGAGTGTTCGGAGACCCAGGCATTGAAGGCTTTCTCGATGCGCTCGTCCCGGGTGAGGAACCGATCAAGCCCCAGGGCCACACGGATGAAATCGGTGAGTGAGCCGGTGGGCTGCTCGAAGGCCCGGCGCAGTGTCTCTTCGTTGAAATAGTGCCGGGGCGAGTTGAGACGGCGAGCGAGCGCCTCCCATTCCTCGTCGGCCAGTTCCTCGCCACGAAAGATCTTTTCCACCGCCGGATCGGTGCGCTTGAGCTCGACCACCTTCTTTTCCCATTCCTCGCGGTAGGTCTTGCGATCCATGGCCAGCCCTTCCGGACCAACCAGAATGATCTCGCGGGAGCGGATTTCGTCGTCGAGCGAACCCTCGGCAATGGTGAGAAACTCGCGATGACCGCCCTCGGGATAGGTGGTGCCAGTTTCCGGCTGCGGCACGTCGCCTTCTTCAATCTCGCCGGTTTCGGCCGGGCGCGAACCGGGAGAGACGCCGACCAGCTTCGGTTTGTCGTACCGCTCGCCGGGGTCGTTGAACCGCTTCGAGTTGCCGACAAAGTCGTAGATGATGAATTCTTCCTTGCCGATCTTCGGGCACAGGCGGCTGCCGCGTCCACGCATCTGAGCGTATTTGATAGGCGACTTGGTCGGCCGCAGCATGATCAGGTTTTCGATGTTCTTCTGATCGTAACCAGTGTCGAGCATGTCCACGGATACGGCGACCAGCGGCAACGGGTCGTATTTGAATTCATCGATAATCGGCTTGGGGTTACCGTTGTTGGTGTAGCAGGTGATCTTCTTGGCGAAGCTCTGCCGCACCTCGGACGGCGAACGGTTGATCTGCCCGGCGATGCGCAGACAGTCTTCATCGGAAAGCAGCTTGTTGAATAAGCGTACAAGGATCGACGCCTGTTTTTCCGACACCGCAAAGACTATGGTCTTGCGCGGCCTGACCCTGGCCCGTTCGGCGTCAGCGGCGTAGTATTCCTGCAGGATGGTCTTGAGTCGGTCCTCGGATTCCACGTCGCGGCCCCAGGCACCGGGCTTGATCTCTTCGTCCTCCCACTCGGCCCCTTCGAAGGTCAAAACGCTTTCGGCGTGATAGACGCGATACTTGGTGAGATACCCATCGTTGATGCCGCGCTGGATGCCGTACTCAAAGGTAGGGCGGCCTTCTTTCTTGGCTGCGTCCCAACAATCAAAAAAGATGTAGGTGTTGCGAACCAGACGGCGCTCGTGTTCGCTGATAAAGTGCAATTCTCCGGGGTTGGGGGTAGCGGTCAGGCCGACGTGTATGGCGTCGAAGTGACCGAGCGTGGCCCGGTGAGTATTGTAGATGGAACGGTGGCATTCGTCGGTGACCACCAGGTCGAAATACCCATGGCCGAAACCGTTACCGCCAAGTTGGGTAGCAATGGTGTCCAGGGTGCCGACAACGATCTGCCCTTCCAGGCTGCGCTTGCCGCCGTAAAGGATGACCGTCGGCCAGTCGCGCAGGTATTCGTCGAAGGTTTCCTTGGCCTGTTTGGCCAATTCGATGCGGTCGACCAGAAAGAGCACGCGGGAGATGATGGCTGTTTGCAGCCAGCGCTTCATCAGCATGGCGATGGTCAGGGTCTTGCCCGTACCGGTGGCCATTTCAAAGAGCATGCGTCGCCGACCGGCGATGAGCGCGTCATCCGCTTTTTGCAGACATTCAAGCTGGTAAGGACGTGCTTCGACCTCCTCACCCTTGAAATCGAAACGGTGCGGCAGGGGTTGCAGTGAGAGGCTCAGCCGGATGTCTCCCTTACGGTGGACCTTGATATTGGCCCTCCGTTCGAGATCGGCCTGGCTGGGGAAACCCATCACCGGCCGGGCATCGCCATCGGTGTAATCCCAGAAATAGTGTTCCTGGCCATTGCTCAGGATGACAAAAGGCGCTTTCAGCGTCAGGGCATACGCCTTGGCCTGCTCCTTGGCAGTGTATGGATCGACGGCAAAACGCTTGGCCTCGAGAACTGCAAGCGGACGGCTCCGGGTATCCTTCAAGAGGTAATCGGCACGGCCGTCGGCGGCAGCTTCCTCCGTGGAGACCTGCGCTTTGTTGGTGATGCACCAACCTGCCTGCTCAAGCAGCCTGTCAATCACAATGCGGGCATCAGCTTCTGTATTCATAGTTCCTTCCCCTCAACGAGAAAGCCATCCTTTCTTTTCTGTTTGCAAAACTGCTCGAATTGCCGCTGAGCCAGCTTCGACGGCACGGTCTTGCCGTTCTCCCACCGGTTGACCGTGGCGAAGCTGACCCCGAGGGCGTGGGCCAGTTCCTCCTGGGAGAGCGCCAGCAGCCGCCGGACCTCCTTGACCGTTTCCGGGAAGTTTTCGGGTTGGCGGATCATGGCCATGGGATATCTCCTGCTGATTGGACGAGGCGCAGCAGGCCGGGCGCGACGTTCCACTGGTGGCCGTCGTCGGTGGCGACGCTGATGGTCTTCTTGTTGAGGCGCAGCACCATGCCTTCGAGCATCCGGCCGTCCGGGGCCTGGAAGCCGACCCGGTCGCCCCTGGTGAAGCTCGTCATCAGCGTGGTGGCGCGGGCCTGGGAGATGAGCTTGAGCCGCTCGACGATCAGACGGTTGAGAAAAAGGAGATCGTCTTCGTTCAATCGCTTGATCGCCTCGACGGCGGAAACGCGATCGACGATCTTGACGCTGCCGGGTTTCATGACTTTTCCTCGGGTTTGAACACCATGAGCAGCGGCCGCAATTCGGGCACGTCGTCACGGGTGATGCTCCTCGGAGCATGGTCGTCGTCGGCGGTCCTGGCCGCGAACTCCTCCCGGGCCGGGCAGGTGAGTTCCCGAAGTTCCAGGACCAGATTCGACCTTCGCTGGTGACGATCCAACAGATTTCTCCTTGGAGATGCCGCTGGTGGGGCGACGATATCATTCATAACAGTTGATGTAACACATGATATAGCATGGATGGGACGGCAGATGTCAAGCAGGATTGTGTTTCAACCTTCGCTGAAGATTCAGCGTTCGCCAAAGCTTCAGCCTTCGCTAAAGCTCCGGCTGACAAGA is drawn from Acidobacteriota bacterium and contains these coding sequences:
- a CDS encoding DEAD/DEAH box helicase family protein, with translation MNTEADARIVIDRLLEQAGWCITNKAQVSTEEAAADGRADYLLKDTRSRPLAVLEAKRFAVDPYTAKEQAKAYALTLKAPFVILSNGQEHYFWDYTDGDARPVMGFPSQADLERRANIKVHRKGDIRLSLSLQPLPHRFDFKGEEVEARPYQLECLQKADDALIAGRRRMLFEMATGTGKTLTIAMLMKRWLQTAIISRVLFLVDRIELAKQAKETFDEYLRDWPTVILYGGKRSLEGQIVVGTLDTIATQLGGNGFGHGYFDLVVTDECHRSIYNTHRATLGHFDAIHVGLTATPNPGELHFISEHERRLVRNTYIFFDCWDAAKKEGRPTFEYGIQRGINDGYLTKYRVYHAESVLTFEGAEWEDEEIKPGAWGRDVESEDRLKTILQEYYAADAERARVRPRKTIVFAVSEKQASILVRLFNKLLSDEDCLRIAGQINRSPSEVRQSFAKKITCYTNNGNPKPIIDEFKYDPLPLVAVSVDMLDTGYDQKNIENLIMLRPTKSPIKYAQMRGRGSRLCPKIGKEEFIIYDFVGNSKRFNDPGERYDKPKLVGVSPGSRPAETGEIEEGDVPQPETGTTYPEGGHREFLTIAEGSLDDEIRSREIILVGPEGLAMDRKTYREEWEKKVVELKRTDPAVEKIFRGEELADEEWEALARRLNSPRHYFNEETLRRAFEQPTGSLTDFIRVALGLDRFLTRDERIEKAFNAWVSEHSSSINPAQAQMLRLLKARVMTGEEITMRLFSQPPFSLWGGLTRMEQLFGKEQLLEMVDELNALLVA
- a CDS encoding helix-turn-helix transcriptional regulator, translating into MIRQPENFPETVKEVRRLLALSQEELAHALGVSFATVNRWENGKTVPSKLAQRQFEQFCKQKRKDGFLVEGKEL